The Chrysemys picta bellii isolate R12L10 chromosome 5, ASM1138683v2, whole genome shotgun sequence DNA segment CCACCCAGCTGCAGTGCACCAAGGGCAGCCAGTGGTGTGCTCCAAAAAAAGATGACATTAGATGAAGGGGAGACTTCAGTTTTAGCAGCTGgcatttttaaaacagaataaGGAATAATAAACAGAATAACGTGTGTGTATGTAAGCAGGACATTGCAGTAATCCAAGATGTTGAGATGATCTGGGCCTGAGAAAGCATTTTAGctgttgggatagagaggactacCAGATTTTGGGGGAGAAAGAAGCGGTTAGACTTAGACAGGCCTGGATGTGGGAGAAAGCGCTGTTGACTATGATACAGATGATACAGAGTACCAcctataaagtttgcggacaataccaaacaggaaggggttgcaagcgttttggaggacaggattagcatTCAAAATGACCTCAATagattggagaaatggtctgaaataaacaggatgaagttcaataaggacaaatgcaaagtactacacttagaaaggaataatcacaaatacaaaatgggaaatgactgcctaagaaggagtcctgcagaaaaggatctaagTGTTACaatggaccacaaactaaatgagTCAAGTATGTAATATTGCTGCAGAAAACACCCCGCCTCCCATTCtgtgatgtattagcagaagtgttgtaagcaagacaaaaaaatattaattcttccactctactcagcaccgATATGGCCTCAATTGGAAcaccatgtccagttctgggcaccaaaagttggagaaagtctagggaagagcaacaaaaatgattaaaggtctagaaaatacaACCTATAAGGAaagactgggaaaaaaaaaaaccaaaaaaaaaaaaaaaaacaacaaccttggtTTAGTCTGTAGGAGAGAAAACTAAGGGGAGACATGATAAGTCTTCACGTACGTAAAAGGTGGTTATAAAGAAGAGGGCGATAAACTTTGTGCAGAGTTTGTGGCAAAGTTCTCAGGAATCTGCAGAACTAGTTACTGGTTCTAAACTTAACACAGGACTATTCAAGGTTTACCTTCATACTCTGCTTTGATCCTCAGAGTTTCATCTGGTCCTTTGTGGGCAGATGTCACTCGTAGCTCACAAGGAATTCCAAAGTTTGCacatgcctttttaattttttcacaGTGACCAAGATCAGAAGACGATCCCATCAACACCACAACTCTACCATGGCTCTTTGTTTTCAGCAGCAACTGGAGTGGAAAGAAGGGAAAATGAACCACAGTATTTTAAGAGAGTACAAAAGATTGTCAATTTCTACACAGACTACAGTTAATATAAACAGGGGGTACCTCCACTCTTTCTGCAACCCATTCAAAGTTTCTTTTAACCATCTGCAACGCTTCAGGGGTCACTTCTTTTAGATCACGGTAAGACTGAAATACACAGATAGCAAGTTACTCCTCATGTTCTATTTGGAAGTGTGATGGTCAATCATTTTTCTACTTAAATATTCAACCAGGTGCAACCATCCAACTACCAGAGGCTAGAGAAATTTATGCCATCTTTCAAACACCTGTTTCTTgaaatatctatatctatatctattctACAATAGCTTCTTCCCCGTGAACTGAGGCCAACATGACATCACGGGAATCCCCACATCTCAAATTTTGAGCCATTAGCTCCAGCAAGCAGTATGGTCCACCACATTATAGTAGAGTCAGAACATCCCCTACTTCAATCAATTCCTTTCTGAGAGAAAACTCAACTTCTGTGCTTGGTTGCCTCAGCCATGATGTGTTAGCCAGTCCTCTCATGCCCAACTGAAGTCAGTTGTTGGCTTCCTTGCAAATAGACACCATGCTGCTTTGGCACGTTAATTTTAATTTGGAAGCAGAGCTTCAATCACAGGACAGCAACTGCAGTAAAGTACAGCCAACACCtaacaacccccttccccccaaagttATAGTAATGGTCGATTACCACCACACCAAGGATTTGTTCAGAAGCATTCTGTAGTATAACAGCTGAAATGAGTGAAGAGGAAACACcataatttttcatttcattcagtTTTTAAAGGAAGTGGACCTAATGTGGCTTTCCAGTTTAAATTTGTTAGTAATGGCACTGGAACACTGCTGTATCTTGGATTATCATAGACACAGGTTATGGCAGCTTGTGCCTATTGGGGAGTGTCTACATTATTAGTGGAAGTGACTAATATCACAGAAGTTCCATGAAAGCAGTATTCAATGCAGCTAAAATGGTGCCCCCCAATGGACTCAGCTTAGCATAAACCACAAACGTTTGTTCCAGGAAACAAACATCTGTGGACTGTCTAGactagtggctctcaacctttccagactgctgtacccctttcagaagtctgatttgtcttgcatacccccaagtttcaccccaCTTAAAAAaccctacttgcttacaaaatcagacgaaaatacaagtgtcacagcaccctattactgaaaaaatgcttactttctcatttttaccatataattataaaataaatcaattggaatataaatattgtacttacatttcagcgtatAATATATAGATCAGTATAaacagtcattgtctgtatgaaattttagtttgtactgaattCATTAGTGCTccttatgtagcctgttgtaaaactaggcaaatactgTATCTATGAGGTGATGTACcccatggaagacctctgtgtacccccaggagtACGTATAttcctggctgagaaccactggtctagaccagCAATTATATCAATGTTAGTTATCAGTTAAACTGGAGTTAAAACAGGACAAACTTTGGCCTAGACAAATCAAGAGGCTCTGAAAGGGGAAACGTGGGACGCGTTGGTGAACCAATTTTTATCTTCATGGCATGTTTCTGACTTTTAGTACTTTATAAGTGTGTTTGTGTTACTCGGTTATTTGAATAGTTCACACTCTGAGAAGTACATTGCCAGAAGTTCTGGAGATCCTTGCAGACTTAACACTACACAGGGGACTATGATAACACCAGAAAATATTGCGGAAATTCCTATTAACTATACAGGCATCCTTAAGGACTTGATTCTgttgccattaaagtcaatggaagttttgccattgacgtgaacaggatcagaccctaaatgcTTTGTGGCCTACCTTGCATAAGCATAGACAGCTAAGGAAAGCAACTCACAGCAGTTGCTTGAACGCTGTCTAcatcccccccccgccaaaatgagatgtagttttattttttaatctctaaTTCAGACCCAAAATGGTAATAGTATTACCTGTTTGTCCTTCTGCTGGCTTCGGTCTCCTGATGGCCACAGTCTCCAAGAATCATTATCAATAACATCAGCAAGGACAATCTCTTTTGTAGTTATATTAACACCAAACTCAATCTAGCAAAAGTAAACAAAAGTAAACTTTACAGCTATTTTCAAGAGCTGTAAAGAAGCATCAAAAAACGTATTCCACTACTTTCAGAACCATGATCTACAAGATAGATTTTTTCTTATACCTTCATATCTACAAGAGTGCAGTTCTGGGGAAACCAAGATTTTTCCAGTATCTCAAAAATAGCCTGTGTAGAGTGGGCCATAATATCCACCTCGGTTTGTCCAATAGTAAGTCCAGCAAAGCAGAACTTGGCTTCGATTAGTTGCTCCTCAGACCATTGTGGATCATTAGCAGCATCATCCTgagaatgaaataaaataaacttgcATAGAATAAGATCAATTAATGACAGTTACATCAgacttgagttagattaaaagAAAGCCTAGCAAACAGTGAAGAGAACAATTTGAAATCCAGTAACAGACAGGTTTTGTGGCTTTAAATTGATATTTGATAACAAGTCCTAGCAAGAATTTTAATCACAACAGTACTGAGAAATCCAAGCTGCAAGACTTTTAAGATAACTTGAAAAAAGCATTGCTTACTTGAACATTAAGTCTTGAAGGTGCATCACAGAAGTGAGTTTAAGACAAAGCTTTAACTATTTTTAGGTCAACAGTCCACAAAACTTCTAATTCAGTGAATGTTTCTAGAAACCCTGATAAATCCTAAAGGATTAGCTAGTTACACCACTCATACTTTAGCAGACAgcaatggaggggtgtgtgtgtgtgtgtctatatttcTTTTATCTCCACTGTATGtggtataaaaaataataaactgtAACACTGTACACCTTTCAACTCTAACCACCACTTAGCCTACAAATCTATTTCTACTGGACTACAGACAGTTCAGTTTTAACAAATTCCAAGAGGAGTTTCTCTGCTAGTATTTAAGCAAGTAATGCAAGTTTGACTCTAAATGTTATTCTTAACCTGCTTATTTGGAAGCAGTCAGCACATTACAGTAAGACTACTTGATCTATATTTTAAGTCACTTTTCAAGAGTTCTTTTAATCTTGAATTGGACAGAAGTTGCTGTATGAAAGCAACTGTTGTAAAATCTTGAAGTATAGATTTTGCTATAGCATGCAGTGAATACAATCTTTCTATATATAAGATGTATGGTTGTCATCTGATTTCAAAAGGGAACGCCCTTGTATATTGCTGACGTACCAGGATGGTTACTAGCCAGGTCCTTTCATGCTCCCCTCCAATTGGGGAAAAAAGAGACAGACACTCTCAAAGTTTCACAAGGATACCACTTCCCAGAGTTTTAGTCACATTTTCCCCACAAGGGAAAGAAGTTAAGCCTCCTGAAGTGGCCAGCATGCAAGAAAATAGATCACAGTCCCTTGGGGAAAGTCTTCCCTGCCCATTCGCCATTCAGCCCCAAGGCAGCTACTCTGTTTGGAACCTCTCTGCTACTGAGTACCCCTGAATATCACTGAAGAGTCAGACTAGTTATTAAAGACTGGTCACTATCCCCTCTGTGCCATTTCTCTCTCATCCCCATACCCTTATCAGCTTGCAGAACTCTGCGAGGAAGCATACTGTGAAGCCAATGCTCCCTAACCAAACTCAGCTTGCTTTTGTCCCTTTCAGCAGCATAAGAGAAGAGGTCCCAATGTTTCCATGCTATTAAGATTGTTCAAAAATTCTGAATACAGAGACCAGAATCTGCTGAATGCCTGGGGTTACCAGTAAATTTACTCAAACCAGACACTACATATACCAGAAGAACTTTGTCAGCAAAGGACTTCTAGGACTAGGATAAAGCCAACGTCAGAAAGATAAAAAGGGTTGATGCTCTAAAATGTGTAGCACTCCTCGACTAATCTTTTCCCACCCCTTCTGCTTCCAGTCCAACCAGAAGTTTCTCATTCTAGGTTTACCCTCCCACTCCCTACCCCCAGAGTGGGACCTCCTCTCTAAGCAGGCCAATCCCTGGAGAGATATATCCTTATCTTGTCACAATGATAGTGGGGCTGTGACCCCACACCCTTCTATAAGATGTTGAAGTTTCCTTTATTTGATGGCTCACATGATGTGTAGTTAACTGCCATGATCTTGTTATATTAAGAACTGAGGCTAAACTCCCtgtatatatatgcatccgaagaagtgggctgtagtccacgaaagcttatgctctaataaatttgttagtctctaaggtgccacaagtactcctgttcttctttttgtgtatatataaagtCACCATTCCCCAACAGGATTAGCATGGACTGCTGGTACAGCAGATTAAACCCTCCTGAGTTTCCTGCATCACCTCACTTTCACTTTGCTCCCAAACCCTGCCAACACAAGAATGAAAATCATGCATGAACTCTGTCACTTTATCACGTTACATTTGTGTAGTGGTGTAGGTATGCGGAGGCAGTGTAAGTGATTTAAGGAAGGATGGACTTTTTGTCTTGTAACATGGAccatattttaatagattattttGTTGACCACATCCTCTCACTCACTATTATGCATGCTGTCTCCCCATTTGTGATCAAAAGACCTCCTCCCCTCCTCATTTACCTCACACCCGTTTCAATTACAGCAATAGTTTACATTGTGTGTGTTAACAGAGTGTTTAATGCATTTTTAGCTGCTTTGCAATGAGATTTAAATACTGGCAATGAGCCTGTACTATGTGACCAGTCGACTTTCTGAACTAGTTGGAGAATCTCTGATCTAAGAGAATATTCAAGACAGACATTTTAGCAATGTTTGCAAAATACAGAATCAATACTAGTTTCTTAAAATCCATCAATAAGTAGTTCCATTTCAGTTTAAAGGGACATTTATCAACCTAAAAAATACTTGTCTGAAAAGGTTGTATTTATAGCTGCTATAAATATAATAGATAtttcttttcccctttgtttGCGTTATGTACAGTCAGTTTCATTATTTTTTCAGTAGGATCATATTTGTATGGATCTTGCACGCAGCAATAAGGagagcacacacacaaacagaagtGCAAAAACCACAACAATTGACAGAATTTCAGGCACTACACCTGCTCCTATGTTcagtttattttgtaaaaatgatACTATTTGACACATCACCTTCTTTTGTTTAATAGATAGTTACAGTTTTACTTACCTtgtaaaacatttcaattttgggtGGGTAAAACTTATATCCTTCCTTGACACCAGGGTTTCTTTTTAGGAAAGAACCAGTAGCAATTCTTCTGCACACCCATTCAATTGGAATCATTTCACACTGAGCTGCTATGAACGCTGTGTCGCCATGTTTTCTGACAAAAGCAGTTTTGATTCctaaatgtaaaaagaaaactCAGTTTTGCTACTCTGTGTACTTCTATGAGTGAACTGAGAACGGTGACCAGACTGGTGTATAATTGATCAATCAGAAAATTATTTCATCAGGAGATTCTGTTTTCTCAGAGACCTTAATGTATCGTTCTGTAGCTACAATACACCTAAGATGATTACTTCCCAAGTGAGAGAGACCTTAAATcggggtgggaaaactttttggcctgagggccacatctgggtgggaaaattgcatgcagggctggggtgtgcaggaagggactcagggcaaggggttggggtgcaggaaggggtgtggcagagggctcagggcagagggttggggtgcaggaaggggctcaaggcacaggtgtgtgggctctggcccggcgccgcttaccttcagaggctccagggtggcagcagcatgcaGCGGGGCTATGGCTAAGGCAAGctgtctgcctgccctggccccacgctgctcccggaagcggccagtaCCACGTCCCACAAACACAAAATGGTCTCAGTCCAGAAAGCACTCACTTCCCCAATTCCATTCAACAAAATACACTGTACATTATAGAGAGCCTTAGAAACCAGTTTGTAGTGTGCTTTCAGAACTGGTTTAAAATCACTTTGCAATAGAACATTTTTTCCTGATCATGCTATAGGTCAGTGGTgttcaatattttttcatttgcagatccctaaaaaatttcaaatggaggtgcagaccctttTGGAAATTTTAGATAAATTCTGCAAAGCCCCGGGGTTCCATGGACCACAGATTCAAAA contains these protein-coding regions:
- the PAICS gene encoding bifunctional phosphoribosylaminoimidazole carboxylase/phosphoribosylaminoimidazole succinocarboxamide synthetase isoform X13; this translates as MAPVATELKLGKKINEGKTKEVYELPDLAGCVLMQSKDQITAGNAARKDHMEGKAAISNTTTSCVFQLLHESGIKTAFVRKHGDTAFIAAQCEMIPIEWVCRRIATGSFLKRNPGVKEGYKFYPPKIEMFYKDDAANDPQWSEEQLIEAKFCFAGLTIGQTEVDIMAHSTQAIFEILEKSWFPQNCTLVDMKIEFGVNITTKEIVLADVIDNDSWRLWPSGDRSQQKDKQSYRDLKEVTPEALQMVKRNFEWVAERVELLLKTKSHGRVVVLMGSSSDLGHCEKIKKACANFGIPCELRVTSAHKGPDETLRIKAEYEGDGIPTVFVAVAGRSNGLGPVLSGNTSYPVVNCPPLSADWGPQDVWSSLRLPSGLGCPTILSPEGAAQFAAQIFGLSNHLVWAKLRSSMLNTWISLKQADKKLRECTL
- the PAICS gene encoding bifunctional phosphoribosylaminoimidazole carboxylase/phosphoribosylaminoimidazole succinocarboxamide synthetase isoform X12, with product MRGAGPGALPKRRLPRPPQAERSSGLQLKLGKKINEGKTKEVYELPDLAGCVLMQSKDQITAGNAARKDHMEGKAAISNTTTSCVFQLLHESGIKTAFVRKHGDTAFIAAQCEMIPIEWVCRRIATGSFLKRNPGVKEGYKFYPPKIEMFYKDDAANDPQWSEEQLIEAKFCFAGLTIGQTEVDIMAHSTQAIFEILEKSWFPQNCTLVDMKIEFGVNITTKEIVLADVIDNDSWRLWPSGDRSQQKDKQSYRDLKEVTPEALQMVKRNFEWVAERVELLLKTKSHGRVVVLMGSSSDLGHCEKIKKACANFGIPCELRVTSAHKGPDETLRIKAEYEGDGIPTVFVAVAGRSNGLGPVLSGNTSYPVVNCPPLSADWGPQDVWSSLRLPSGLGCPTILSPEGAAQFAAQIFGLSNHLVWAKLRSSMLNTWISLKQADKKLRECTL